The nucleotide sequence ACCGTAACCTTCGTAGGTCACTTCTTCCATGTTGGAATCGTCATCACCACCGGCACCACGGGCAATGGCGCGGTTGATGGTGTCACGGGTCATGTTCGCACCCAGTGCTTTATCAACCACCTGACGCAGCTTCGGGTTATCTTCGATGTTGCCACCGCCCTGCTTCGCTGCGACCACCAGCTCACGGATGATCTTGGTGAAAATCTTGCCACGCTTGGCGTCCTGAGCCGCCTTACGGTGCTTGATATTGGCCCATTTACTATGACCTGCCATAGGAAATACCCTTTATCTCAATTTTTTCGTACCGGACTTCATCCACATTGTTGACAAAGTCAGCGCATGAATAAAGTCCGATCGTTCATTTAGTGACTGGTCGCAGACGCCGGATCGCGACGGATACGGATGTTCAGATCGCGCAGCTGGGTACTGTCCACTTCGCTCGGAGCCTGAGTCATTACACAAGCTGCAGACTGAGTTTTCGGGAAAGCAATCACTTCACGAATGTTATCAGTACCACAGATCAGCATCACCAGACGATCCAGTCCGAACGCCAGACCAGCGTGTGGAGGCGCACCGTACTTCAGAGCGTCCAGCAGGAAGCCAAACTTCTCGCGCTGTTCTTCTTCCTGGATATCCAGAACGTTGAACACAGCCTGCTGCATCTCTTCACGGTGGATACGAACGGAACCGCCACCCACTTCGTAACCGTTGATAACCATATCGTAAGCACGGGACAGAGCCGTAGCCGGATTAGCAGCCAGTTCTTCTGCGGAGCAGGTGGGTGCAGTGAACGGATGGTGCAGGGCGGTCAGTTTGCCCTCGTCGGTTTCCTCGAACATCGGGAAGTCAACAACCCACAGAGGTGCCCACTCTTTAGTGTACAGTTTCAGGTCTTCGCCCAGCTTGCAACGCAGTGCGCCCAGGGCTTCATTGACCACCTTCTCTTTGTCCGCACCGAAGAAGACGATGTCGCCGTTCTTTGCTTCCAGACGCTCCATGATATTCATGGTCACGTCGTCGCCCAGGAACTTGATGATCGGAGACTGCAGGCCATTGGCACCGTTTTCAATCTCGTTCACCTTGATCCATGCCAGACCTTTGGCACCATAGATGCTGACGAACTTGGTGTAGTCATCGATCTGCTTACGGGACAGCTCAGCACCACCGGGTACTTTCAGCGCTGCAACACGACCTTTTGGATCTTCAGCAGGCCCTTTGAAGACCTTGAATTCAACGCCAGCCATCAGATCAGCGACGTCAACCAGTTCCAGCGGGATACGCAGGTCAGGCTTATCGGAACCATAACGGCTCATGGCTTCAGCGTATGGCATGTGTGGGAATTCACCCAGGTCGATATCACGAACCTGCTTGAATACCTTTTTCACCATGCTTTCAGTGATACCCATGACACCCGCTTCATCCATAAAGGATGTTTCGATATCAATCTGGGTAAATTCTGGCTGACGATCAGCACGCAGGTCTTCGTCACGGAAGCACTTAACAATCTGGTAGTAACGGTCAAAACCGGACACCATCAGCAATTGTTTGAACAGCTGTGGTGACTGTGGCAGCGCAAAGAATTTGCCTTCATGGGTACGGCTTGGTACCAGGTAGTCAC is from Endozoicomonas gorgoniicola and encodes:
- the aspS gene encoding aspartate--tRNA ligase, whose amino-acid sequence is MRSHYCGELNLSHNGQEVTLCGWVHRRRDHGGVIFLDMRDREGTTQVVIDPDTEEAFALADKARSEYVLKITGLVRPRPEGTVNPNMSTGEIEVLGKQVEVLNEAQTPPFQIEGYTDVGEDVRLKHRFIDLRRPEMQEKLILRSKVTSAVRNFMDGEGFLDVETPVLTRATPEGARDYLVPSRTHEGKFFALPQSPQLFKQLLMVSGFDRYYQIVKCFRDEDLRADRQPEFTQIDIETSFMDEAGVMGITESMVKKVFKQVRDIDLGEFPHMPYAEAMSRYGSDKPDLRIPLELVDVADLMAGVEFKVFKGPAEDPKGRVAALKVPGGAELSRKQIDDYTKFVSIYGAKGLAWIKVNEIENGANGLQSPIIKFLGDDVTMNIMERLEAKNGDIVFFGADKEKVVNEALGALRCKLGEDLKLYTKEWAPLWVVDFPMFEETDEGKLTALHHPFTAPTCSAEELAANPATALSRAYDMVINGYEVGGGSVRIHREEMQQAVFNVLDIQEEEQREKFGFLLDALKYGAPPHAGLAFGLDRLVMLICGTDNIREVIAFPKTQSAACVMTQAPSEVDSTQLRDLNIRIRRDPASATSH